The region TCTTGAAAAGCGGGAAAAGCTTGCTTATCTTTTACCCGGAGCAGAAAACGACCAATCGGAGCGGGGAGGAGTAGGAGATAAAAAAACATGTGTTTTTACTCGGAAAGCCCAGTATCATTTTGGCTGGGATTGGGGTCCTCGATTAGTTAGCATTGGAATTTGGCAAGAAATTGAATTAAGAACCTGGAATAAAACCAAACTCATAGATGTGAATATTATTCAGGAAGAAATTTTGGCCGAGAAAGCAAAACTTTTATCAAAAATAGAAATTGAAGCAAGTGAAAACTACGATGCGGAAATTGTTGGTTTTGTAGATAAAATTAAAACTTTCGAGCAAAATATTTCTTTAAAAAAGGGTCAAAACAATTTTGAAATTCCTTTAGATGTTGAAAATCCTGAACTTTGGTGGACCAATGGGCTTGGAAATCAGAAACTTTACGAAATTGAAATTCAGTTGAAAAGTAATTCTGGAATTTTATCCACAAAAACTCAAAATATTGGTTTACGAACTATTGAAATAATTCAAAAACCCGACAGCATAGGTAAAAGTTTCTATTTCGAACTAAATGGCGAGCCGGTTTTTATGAAAGGAGCAAATTATATTCCTCAGGATATTTTCTTGTCGAGAGTCAGCGATGAAGATTATGAAAACTTGATAAAATCTGCTGTGGATGCAAATTTCAACATGCTTAGAGTTTGGGGTGGGGGAGTTTATGAGAAGGATATTTTTTACGATTTGTGCGACAAATACGGCATTTTGCTTTGGCAGGATTTTATGTTTGCTTGTGCGATGTATCCGGGCAATCCTGAATTTTTAGAAAATGTAAAAAAGGAGGCTATTCAAAATGTTAGGCGTTTGCGAAATCACCCTTCAATTGCTCTTTGGTGCGGAAACAACGAAATACTCTCGGCCTGGAATCGCTGGGGTTGGAAACCGAATGTGCTTGAAAATCAGGGGCAAAACATAGTCGATACAGTTTGGAAAGCTTACGACGATATTTTTCATAAAATTTTACCGGAAGTTGTAAATGAGTACGATTCACAAAATTTGTATTGGTCATCTTCGCCAAGTGCCGGTTTTGGTGAGCTCGAAAATGGAAAGTTCGGCGACAATCATTATTGGGGAGTTTGGTGGGCAAAAAAGCCTTTTGCTGAATATAAGGAGGAAATTCCTCGTTTTATGTCGGAGTATGGTTTTCAGTCGTTTCCCGAACTAAATTCTGTAAAAAAATATGCTCTCGAAAGCGATTGGGATATAAATTCGGAAGTTATGAAATCGCACCAACGTTCAAGTATTGGCAATATTACTATTGAAGAGTATATGAAGCGTGATTATAAATACCCAAAGGATTTTCCTATGTTTCTTTATCTAAATCATGTTCTTCAGGCCGAAGGTATAAAAATGGCAATTGAAGCTCACCGACGAAATATGCCCTACTGCATGGGCTCATTATATTGGCAGATAAACGATTGCTGGCCTGTAGCTTCCTGGTCGGGGATAGATAGTTATGGAAATTGGAAGGCTATGCACTATTTTGTAAAAAAGGCTTTTAGCGATATTTTGGTTTCGCCTGATATAGAGGACGATAGATTAAATATTTTTGTAGTTTCCGACAAGCTTAAAAATGTTGAAGCGAAACTTCGACTTTCGATAATCGATTTCGATGGAAATATTTTGTTCGAAAAGAAAAATGAAATTTCTATTGAGAAAAATAGCTCGAAAATTTATTACGAGGCAGAGTTAGAGCAATTACTCAGCGAAATGAACAAAGAAAGTATTTTGCTACAGTCACAAATTTTAGATTCGCAAAATATGTTTCTATCCGAAAATGTTCTCTATTTCGGAGCAATAAAAGACCTGAAATTGCCAAATCCTAAAATTCAGCATACAATAGAAATTTGCGAAGGAGGATTTATTTTAAAACTTTCAACAGATAAACTTGCCAAGAACATATATTTGCGAGCCAACGAAACCGAAGGCAGATTTTCTGATAATTATTTTGACTTGCTGCCAAAGCAAAAAATTCAAATTGAGTTCAGCACCAAAGAAAATATTAGCTTAGAAACATTTGCTGACAGTTTAGAAATATTTTCGTTAGTGGATAGTTATTGAAGGAAAGCGGAGTTCGGAAACTTCGCATAGCTGGGTCATTCCTACGGAATTTTTTAAAAATGTGTTTCGTTTTCCTCCGATTTCCATCTGAGGAAAACAATGCCAGTAGCTAAAAAATTCCACAGGAATGACCTTGAAGGAAATTGTTCAACATTAAATATTCAACTTTCAACTTACTCATACATTTCCGTAGTACCTGAATAAAAAATCCTATAAGCCTTATATCCATAAGGCCAGATAGTTAAGAGATATTTGTTGCAAGTTGGGTTAAATATTTGGTCGTTTATCCGTGCCACCGCTTGGAGCGGTGGTACGGGTAAAGTCATAACAAAAAAAAATGAACAATTAATGTTTTTGAACTTCTTACAAAAAAGCCCCAAAGTAAAAAACAATGGGGCTTTTAGTTTGAAGTAACAAATATACTATTTCACCAAACTCATACATTTGGTTTCAAAATAGTTAGAATTTTCTCCTATAACTTTTATTGTATAGAAGTATGCACCGGCAGAAAGTCCGCTTGCATCAAATTTTACTGTATAAC is a window of Bacteroidota bacterium DNA encoding:
- a CDS encoding glycoside hydrolase family 2 protein — translated: MSTKFVNVISLFGIALLLFSCQKNRQKQVSLNIESEWMFRAVDDNEWLTAKVPGSVHTDLLKNGIIDDPFYRLNELEVQWIDKKDWEYKTTFTVDRNILESNNVELNFKGLDTYANVFLNDRFILKADNMFINWLVNVKDFLVEGENTLRIVFESPIKIGLEKREKLAYLLPGAENDQSERGGVGDKKTCVFTRKAQYHFGWDWGPRLVSIGIWQEIELRTWNKTKLIDVNIIQEEILAEKAKLLSKIEIEASENYDAEIVGFVDKIKTFEQNISLKKGQNNFEIPLDVENPELWWTNGLGNQKLYEIEIQLKSNSGILSTKTQNIGLRTIEIIQKPDSIGKSFYFELNGEPVFMKGANYIPQDIFLSRVSDEDYENLIKSAVDANFNMLRVWGGGVYEKDIFYDLCDKYGILLWQDFMFACAMYPGNPEFLENVKKEAIQNVRRLRNHPSIALWCGNNEILSAWNRWGWKPNVLENQGQNIVDTVWKAYDDIFHKILPEVVNEYDSQNLYWSSSPSAGFGELENGKFGDNHYWGVWWAKKPFAEYKEEIPRFMSEYGFQSFPELNSVKKYALESDWDINSEVMKSHQRSSIGNITIEEYMKRDYKYPKDFPMFLYLNHVLQAEGIKMAIEAHRRNMPYCMGSLYWQINDCWPVASWSGIDSYGNWKAMHYFVKKAFSDILVSPDIEDDRLNIFVVSDKLKNVEAKLRLSIIDFDGNILFEKKNEISIEKNSSKIYYEAELEQLLSEMNKESILLQSQILDSQNMFLSENVLYFGAIKDLKLPNPKIQHTIEICEGGFILKLSTDKLAKNIYLRANETEGRFSDNYFDLLPKQKIQIEFSTKENISLETFADSLEIFSLVDSY